A single genomic interval of Coccidioides posadasii str. Silveira chromosome 1, complete sequence harbors:
- the APS3 gene encoding Sigma-adaptin 3A (EggNog:ENOG410PJBE~COG:U): protein MSNKLYADKLIYGWSWPDRLCPVTCNINAGYQGQISCWPAPQSPRKRAGFGSSYQSVTAANMINAVLVFNNSGQPRLTKFYTQLDTQTQQRLIAQIYSLVSQRPPSACNFLPLPPLLSQGADTNPTLGHSDAPTQITYRTYATLSFILISTSTESPLALIDLIQVFVEALDRLFENVCELDLIFGFETMHAVLAEMIVGGVVIETNLDRIVQGVRSQEGSKGRRKAVEAASSGIGRTGIPGLGVPWR, encoded by the exons ATGTCAAACAAGCTGTATGCTGATAAGCTTATCTACGGCTGGTCTTGGCCAGATCGCCTCTGCCCCGTCACGTGCAACATCAACGCCGGTTATCAGGGCCAAATATCCTGCTGGCCTGcaccacagtcaccaaggAAACGTGCAGGATTTGGATCCAGCTACCAGTCCGTGACAGCTGCAAACATGATAAATGCAGTTCTCGTTTTTAACAATAGCGGGCAGCCGCGCCTCACTAAATTCTATACCCAGCTG GATACACAAACACAGCAGCGCTTAATAGCGCAGATCTATAGCCTTGTTTCCCAGCGACCGCCTTCGGCTTGTAATTTCCTGCCTCTCCCGCCACTGCTTTCACAAGGCGCGGATACGAACCCAACGTTGGGCCATTCCGATGCCCCAACTCAAATAACATATCGCACCTATGCTACGCTTTCTTTCATTCTCATCTCTACTTCCACTGAATCCCCGCTTGCTTTAATCGATTTGATCCAGGTCTTCGTGGAGGCGTTAGATCGCCTGTTTGAAAATGTTTGTGAACTAGACCTAATTTTTGGGTTTGAGACGATGCATGCAGTGCTGGCGGAGATGATCGTTGGCGGAGTGGTTATCGAAACGAACCTCGATCGAATTGTGCAGGGTGTTCGGAGTCAAGAGGGCTCTAAAGGAAGGAGGAAAGCGGTCGAGGCAGCGAGTTCAGGCATCGGACGCACAGGGATCCCGGGCCTGGGAGTCCCGTGGAGGTGA
- the HOP1 gene encoding DNA binding protein (EggNog:ENOG410PM3T~COG:B) — translation MARNIQPGSKMKAAGGTLMATCEARMMAPISVHKQKQEQMKTEQTTHVPQKVEMKQEVAIRQKQSQELVQILLNASIGSLFYLRGFLPLICFDTRYLDAKSETSISYEDFTGSDSKPAAPRKSQPLRILLRNRNSTADAILNLLEYGVFDALGKRVLEAVQLTISRDRNTPLQVLESYTFTFAYKVDGKHKVANLASVSLDNGKCTMEVGTLRSAKVGLEMIIRRLITLSTILPNLPSKRFLHVHLFYTEDCPLEYEPPGFKNSALEDIRFPRIENWTKQTQSCGMMDGPYHRVGLKVTSLRWSGTGDDQIPEDLKYSDDVSREIDVGIDHKAKGHSQLGDEAPYESTQAREDEAGRKILQKMLEPSSIDTTMAPTQQFIDSTAKNDATAAKPQLSQAKVDEIEKRRSQPQLAHPMHARSTGSNCDAGAVSCQCGWNQEEGAMIYCRFCDTKQHLSCYGFHSIQDPKLPNTHACYKCLLGDAEGKILQEMNTLVLLRRALNIIIEEGYPRGTKAFAEKLHCNGQAILQITGMLKKKGFLKATPGSKSKGFSEKGLPSFVIPESKGIRERIDQEILSPFANISHHYDIPRCLQQRATSETCPHLADGMEDHPVFGTYLARSRRRLWPLDDNLYRESQGLASAASSASPMSPESTAPTASSDNLELQEPGPGGRATREPQIRGRKRKLSNATQPIDIGDPDYDDFMDESSG, via the exons ATGGCTCGAAACATCCAGCCTGGCTCGAAAATGAAGGCTGCTGGTGGTACATTGATGGCCACGTGTGAAGCCAGGATGATGGCTCCAATATCTGTTCATAAGCAGAAACAGGAGCAGATGAAGACTGAGCAGACTACCCACGTCCCTCAGAAAGTTGAAATGAAGCAAGAGGTAGCAATTCGACAAAAGCAGAGCCAAGAATTGGTTCAGATCCTACTCAATGCATCT ATTGGGTCTCTCTTCTATCTCAG GGGCTTCCTTCCGTTGATTTGCTTCGATACGCGTTATCTTGATGCAAAGTCAGAAACAAGCATTTCTTACGAGGATTTTACTGGGTCGGATTCGAAGCCTGCAGCACCTAGAAAGAGCCAGCCCTTGAGAATCTTGTTGAGAAACCGTAATTCTACTGCTGATGCTATCTTAAATCTCCTG GAATATGGAGTCTTCGATGCCCTAGGTAAACGCGTTTTAGAAGCCGTCCAGCTTACCATAAGCCGTGACAGGAACACACCTCTGCAAGTGCTCGAAAGTTATACGTTTACATTTGCCTATAAGGTCGACGGGAAACACAAGGTTGCCAACCTAGCAAGTGTGTCGCTCGACAACGGCAAATGCACTATGGAAGTGGGGACTCTCCGGTCTGCAAAGGTGGGACTAGAGATGATCATCCGCCGTTTAATCACGCTCAGTACCATCCTTCCGAACCTACCTT CAAAGCGGTTTCTTCATGTCCACCTATTCTATACCGAGGATTGCCCCCTTGAATATGAGCCACCAGGGTTCAAGAACTCGGCACTCGAGGATATTCGCTTTCCGCGAATTGAAAATTGGACGAAGCAGACACAATCATGCGGAATGATGGATGGCCCTTATCACAG GGTTGGCTTAAAGGTCACCTCCCTTCGGTGGTCTGGCACTGGCGATGACCAGATCCCAGAAGATCTTAAGTATTCCGATGATGTCTCCCGGGAAATCGATGTCGGCATTGACCATAAGGCCAAAGGGCATTCACAGCTGGGGGATG AAGCTCCATATGAATCAACTCAAGCCCGCGAAGATGAGGCGGGTCGGAAGATTCTCCAGAAAATG CTAGAGCCATCAAGTATCGATACCACCATGGCGCCTACCCAGCAATTCATTGACTCGACCGCGAAGAACGATGCTACTGCAGCAAAACCGCAGCTTTCTCAGGCGAAAGTTGACGAAAtagagaagaggagaagccAACCACAGCTAGCACATCCAATGCACGCTAGGTCAACCGGGAGTAACTGTGACGCCGGAGCAGTTTCTTGTCAATGTGGTTGGAACCAGGAAGAAGGTGCTATG ATATATTGCCGTTTCTGTGACACCAAGCAGCATCTTTCATGCTACGGGTTCCATAGTATCCAGGATCCAAAGCTCCCCAATACACATGCATGCTACAAATGCCTGTTAGGAGACGCTGAAGGTAAAATTCTACAGGAGATGAATACCTTGGTGCTCTTGCGACGAGCCTTAAACATTATTATTGAAGAGGGCTATCCAAGGGGCACCAAAGCTTTTGCGGAAAAACTAC ACTGCAACGGCCAGGCAATCCTTCAAATTACTGGaatgctgaagaagaaaggttTCTTAAAAGCTACACCCGGGTCTAAGTCAAAAGGATTTTCTGAGAAAGGCTTACCCAGTTTTGTGATCCCTGAATCCAAAGGAATCCGTGAAAGGATTGACCAGGAAATTCTCAGCCCCTTTGCGAACATATCTCACCAT TATGATATCCCTCGGTGCTTACAGCAGCGAGCTACATCAGAGACTTGCCCACATTTGGCGGATGGCATGGAGGATCATCCAGTATTCGGAACTTACCTTGCGAGGAGCCGCCGTCGCCTCTGGCCGCTGGATGACAATCTCTACCGGGAAAGTCAAGGATTAGCTTCAGCTGCATCGTCAGCATCACCCATGTCACCTGAATCGACCGCACCGACCGCATCATCCGACAATCTCGAACTTCAAGAACCAGGCCCCGGGGGACGAGCGACCCGGGAACCTCAGATCCGAGGAAGAAAACGCAAGCTCAGTAATGCTACGCAGCCAATTGACATTGGGGATCCGGATTATGATGACTTTATGGACGAGTCCAGTGGCTGA
- the RPL8B gene encoding 60S ribosomal protein eL8 (EggNog:ENOG410PHEE~COG:J) has protein sequence MPPKSGKKVAPAPFPQGKAGAGKKGPKNPLIEKRPRNFGIGQDVQPSRNLSRMVKWPEYVRLQRQKKILNLRLKVPPAIAQFQNTLDRNTAAQAFKLLNKYRPESKAEKKERLHKEATAVEAGQKKEDVSKKPYTVKYGLNHVVGLIENKKASLVLIPNDVDPIELVVFLPALCRKMGVPYAIIKGKARLGTVVHKKTAAVVALTEVRAEDKSEFAKLVSAIKEGYSEKYEESKRHWGGGIMGAKALARQEKKRRAIETAVKI, from the exons ATG CCCCCAAAGAGTGGAAAGAAAGTTGCTCCCGCCCCCTTCCCCCAGGGGAAGGCTGGTGCCGGCAAGAAGGGCCCAAAG AATCCTTTGATCGAGAAGCGCCCTCGTAACTTCGGCATCGGTCAGGATGTCCAACCCAGCCGCAACCTTTCTCGTATGGTCAAGTGGCCCGAGTATGTCCGTCTTCAGCGCCAGAAGAAGATCCTCAACCTTCGCTTGAAGGTTCCTCCGGCCATTGCGCAATTCCAGAACACCCTCGACCGCAACACTGCTGCCCAGGCGTTCAAGCTCCTCAACAAGTACCGCCCAGAGTCCAAGGCTGAGAAGAAGGAGCGTCTCCATAAGGAAGCTACTGCCGTCGAGGCTGGCCAGAAGAAAGAGGATGTTAGCAAGAAGCCATACACTGTGAAGTATGGTCTCAACCACGTGGTCGGTTTGATTGAGAACAAGAAGGCTTCTTTGGTTCTCATCCCCAATGATGTTGACCCAATTGAGCTTGTTGTCTTCCTTCCTGCCCTGTGCCGCAAGATGGGTGTTCCATACGCTATCATCAAGGGCAAGGCCAGACTCGGAACTGTGGTCCACAAGAAG ACTGCCGCTGTCGTTGCTCTCACCGAAGTCCGTGCCGAGGACAAGAGCGAATTTGCCAAGCTCGTCTCCGCCATCAAGGAGGGCTATAGTGAGAAGTACGAAGAGTCCAAGCGCCACTGGGGTGGTGGTATCATGGGTGCCAAGGCCCTTGCTCGTCAAGAGAAAAAGCGCAGAGCCATTGAGACTGCTGTTAAGATCTAA
- the STU2 gene encoding Microtubule-associated protein, microtubule dynamics during spindle orientation (EggNog:ENOG410PG28~COG:Z~BUSCO:2588at33183), translating to MAEQTEDFSSLPLPDRFAHKNWKVRKEGYEDARKQFEKSPDESDPVFRPFLMDPGLWKGAVADSNVAAQQEGLATYCAFLKYAGVQASSRTRSITTVPIVEKGLCSTRPAAKTNALEALLLFIELEKADPIIEDVVGTLSHKLPKVIAAALAALTAIYHNYGCKVVDSKPVLKALPKAFSHADKNVRAEAQNLTVELYRWLKEALKPLFWGELKPVQQQDLEKLFEKVKQEPAPKQERFTRAQQEAMAAADGQPDDGADGAGADGEDDAAEEDLDVFDLAEPVDVMAKVPASFNESVASSKWKDRKEALDALYAAANVPRIKEAQFDDIMRVLAKCMKDANIMVVTVAANTVDVFAKGLRKGFGKYRPVIMSPMMERLKEKKQTVADALGQALDSVFASTHLSDCLEDIFEFLKHKNPQVKQETLKFLIRCLRTTRDVPSKPETKSIAEAATKLLTESSEVTRSGGAEILGTLMKIMGERAMNPYLDGLDDIRKNKIKEFFETAQVKAKDRPKPIIGPPKAAPGPAKRTVAKKPAVLKKPAPISTEPPAEDPPVLSSPARTKPAAKGPPSKLGGIPKSSGLATPASGLKLQRKLPGPGGAVPQLSSPRRRTASPPPEEPAPAAAPAPVQPKFGLGRGLAGRPIAKPSAPSAEHAPVPASAPSHVASGLSVVERAELEELRLEKERLTKLTEDLRSERAKLNSEINELQNQNAQLIEDHTRDVLSIKAKETQLVRAKSDAETAEQTVQKQQREIERLKRELTRAMRANAASPPNPYVDQLGLNMGVNEASAGIYQDDNLRASLHMGSRFESARPRSYVSSSPSEEKENNGLASPGLSSRFASQRKFSPPVGSAYSSGRGSPARTSIRTGGMGADGITSQGEPAENWRRAAEVTSQLKARIEQMKAKQGLSRPPPSH from the exons ATGGCTGAGCAGACGGAGGACTTTTCCTCTCTGCCCTTACCCGACCGCTTTGCTCATAAG AACTGGAAAGTGAGGAAAGAAGGTTATGAGGATGCAAGGAAACAATTTGAAAAGTCACCAGACGAGTCCGACCCGGTATTTCGACCCTTTTTAATGGACCCTGGTCTTTGGAAAGGAGCCGTGGCGGATTCGAACGTAGCCGCGCAACAAGAGGGACTTGCGACATACTGCGCCTTTCTTAAGTATGCTGGCGTGCAAGCGTCCTCGAG AACAAGGAGTATTACAACCGTACCTATTGTGGAGAAGGGGCTATGCTCAACGAGACCCGCCGCGAAAACAAACGCCTTAGAAGCCCTGTTGCTCTTCATTGAATTGGAAAAGGCAGACCCAATCATCGAAGATGTTGTCGGGACACTATCACACAAGCTGCCGAAAGTTATAGCTGCAGCCCTGGCCGCTCTCACTGCAATTTACCATAACTACGGCTGTAAAGTGGTCGACTCTAAGCCAGTGCTCAAGGCACTGCCGAAGGCTTTCAGTCATGCAGACAAAAACGTCAGAGCCGAAGCCCAAAATCTAACTGTGGAACTTTATAGATGGCTGAAGGAAGCGTTGAAGCCACTGTTTTGGGGTGAACTAAAACCAGTGCAACAACAGGATCTGGAAAAATTATTCGAAAAGGTGAAGCAGGAACCAGCGCCAAAGCAAGAAAGATTTACTCGAGCTCAACAGGAGGCTATGGCAGCCGCCGATGGCCAGCCCGATGATGGTGCAGACGGTGCGGGAGCCGACGGTGAAGACGACgctgctgaagaagatcTCGATGTATTCGACCTGGCAGAGCCAGTCGATGTCATGGCAAAGGTGCCGGCTAGCTTCAACGAAAGTGTGGCGTCATCAAAATGGAAAGACCGCAAAGAAGCTTTGGATGCCCTCTACGCGGCTGCAAACGTCCCACGAATCAAAGAAGCTCAATTTGACGACATAATGCGAGTACTTGCAAAATGTATGAAAGATGCCAATATTATGGTGGTTACAGTGGCCGCCAATACCGTCGATGTCTTTGCAAAGGGTCTTCGCAAGGGATTCGGAAAATATCGCCCAGTAATAATGTCACCAATGATGGAGCGgttgaaagagaagaagcagacCGTAGCTGATGCCCTTGGGCAGGCGTTAGACTCGGTATTTGCATCAACGCATCTTTCAGACTGCCTGGAAGACATCTTTGAATTCTTGAAGCACAAGAACCCGCAAGTAAAACAAGAGACCTTGAAGTTCTTGATTCGCTGCCTTCGTACCACTAGAGATGTTCCTTCCAAGCCAGAGACAAAGTCGATAGCTGAAGCTGCTACGAAGCTGCTTACAGAATCGAGCGAGGTGACTCGCTCGGGTGGTGCTGAGATCCTCGGCACTTTGATGAAGATTATGGGTGAGCGAGCCATGAATCCTTATCTGGATGGTCTGGATGACATTcggaaaaataaaataaaggAATTCTTTGAAACAGCCCAAGTCAAGGCCAAGGATAGACCCAAGCCTATCATCGGTCCTCCAAAGGCCGCGCCTGGTCCTGCAAAACGCACGGTTGCCAAGAAGCCAGCAGTCCTTAAAAAGCCTGCCCCCATTTCCACAGAGCCTCCAGCCGAAGATCCTCCAGTTCTCTCGTCTCCCGCTCGGACCAAGCCAGCCGCGAAAGGGCCCCCGTCGAAACTCGGTGGCATACCAAAGTCTAGTGGTCTCGCAACTCCTGCCTCAGGTCTCAAGCTGCAGAGGAAGCTTCCAGGCCCCGGCGGAGCAGTGCCCCAACTCTCTTCGCCTAGACGGCGCACCGCTTCTCCACCACCAGAAGAACCGGCCCCTGCAGCAGCCCCAGCTCCTGTCCAGCCTAAATTTGGTCTTGGCCGCGGTCTCGCAGGCCGACCGATTGCAAAGCCCAGTGCTCCGTCTGCAGAGCATGCTCCAGTACCTGCTTCCGCACCTAGCCATGTTGCATCCGGTCTGTCCGTTGTTGAGAGAGCGGAGTTAGAAGAACTTCGATTAGAGAAGGAAAGATTAACGAAATTGACGGAAGATCTACGGTCGGAGCGTGCGAAGCTCAATTCGGAAATAAATGAGTTGCAAAACCAAAATGCGCAATTGATAGAAGACCATACTAGAGATGTCCTAAGCATCAAGGCCAAGGAGACTCAGCTTGTACGTGCGAAGAGTGACGCTGAAACCGCCGAACAGACTGTGCAGAAACAACAAAGAGAGATTGAACGGCTCAAGCGAGAATTAACAAGGGCCATGCGAGCTAATGCAGCTAGCCCACCAAACCCATATGTTGACCAACTGGGTCTAAATATGGGTGTTAACGAAGCTAGCGCTGGAATATATCAAGATGACAATCTTCGAGCAAGCCTGCACATGGGCTCTAGATTCGAGAGTGCTAGACCTAGAAGTTATGTTTCATCTAGTCCCAgtgaagagaaagaaaacaatGGCCTCGCCTCACCGGGTCTAAGTTCGAGGTTTGCTAGTCAGAGAAAGTTTAGCCCTCCCGTGGGATCCGCCTATTCTTCCGGGAGAGGAAGTCCTGCTAGGACATCGATAAGAACAGGTGGCATGGGTGCGGACGGGATAACGTCCCAGGGCGAGCCGGCCGAGAATTGGAGACGAGCCGCCGAGGTCACAAGTCAATTGAAAGCTAGAATAGAGCAGATGAAG GCGAAGCAAGGCCTATCACGCCCGCCTCCGTCACATTGA
- a CDS encoding uncharacterized protein (EggNog:ENOG410PKVI~COG:S~BUSCO:10475at33183) translates to MGSPIFRRYLNRHFIRTLKRSYSTAAHPDNIPTPGGLPPLIRGTQDAPSSGALTNKPSLEDYCFYRDTLPPKPSQLEYADHFFAASKHSPVYLWGSSLFRTIPVSSIPEIAFIGRSNVGKSSIINGLVGEDICASSSKPGRTKLMASIGVGGTKGGGSKIALVDTPGYGKGSHTEWGQEIQKYLEKRKQLRRIFLLIDAGVGLKTRDHQVLNFLRRFAIPYQLVLTKLDHALSFNGHKNKTKPNDSRSDLIRFSQTVQDILSSAQPVNPILDGPGPLNDVIACSVQMQSKKQKKSVAGLRSLRWAILLATGFDQIPKGFKFKR, encoded by the exons ATGGGATCTCCCATTTTTCGTCGTTACCTCAATCGTCATTTCATCCGCACGTTGAAACGAAGCTATTCAACCGCAGCACATCCCGATAACATCCCAACACCTGGAGGACTCCCGCCTTTAATCCGGGGAACTCAAGATGCGCCATCCAGCGGCGCTCTTACAAACAAACCATCCCTAGAAGACTACTGTTTCTACCGCGACACTCTGCCTCCCAAACCTTCCCAGCTTGAATACGCAGATCATTTCTTCGCCGCATCGAAGCACTCCCCCGTTTATCTCTGGGGAAGCAGTCTATTCCGAACCATTCCCGTCTCCTCTATTCCCGAAATCGCATTTATTGGCCGGTCTAATGTTGGCAAAAGTTCAATCATCAATGGCCTTGTTGGTGAAGATATCTGCGCCTCGTCGAGTAAGCCCGGCCGGACGAAATTGATGGCGTCTATCGGTGTCGGTGGCACAAAAGGAGGCGGATCAAAGATAGCGCTTGTGGATACTCCGGGATATGGAAAGGGGAGTCATACCGAATGGGGGCAAGAGATTCAAAAATATctggagaagagaaagca ACTTCGACGTATCTTCCTTCTCATCGACGCAGGGGTCGGGCTGAAAACCCGTGATCACCAAGTGCTGAATTTCCTCCGTCGTTTTGCAATCCCTTACCAACTAGTTCTTACAAAACTCGATCACGCTCTCTCCTTCAACGGCCATAAAAATAAAACCAAACCGAATGACTCTCGCTCAGATCTCATTCGGTTTTCTCAAACCGTTCAAGATATCCTCTCATCCGCCCAACCTGTTAACCCAATTTTAGACGGTCCGGGGCCGTTGAATGACGTGATCGCATGCAGCGTGCAAATGCAAAGtaagaaacaaaagaaatcAGTAGCAGGTCTTAGATCTCTTCGGTGGGCGATTCTTCTTGCAACCGGATTCGATCAAATCCCTAAGGGGTTCAAATTTAAGAGATAA
- the CDC4_1 gene encoding SCF ubiquitin ligase complex subunit cdc4 (EggNog:ENOG410PH5S~COG:D~BUSCO:891at33183), whose translation MTPSDASHRSLKTPELSEYQSCSSRYERNDCNEISEDDSRPKPTIGQFSFAPTTQTTIVTTTTTTMTKFPPLIMHPPRVLQSLDPKQYPLAAAPTPESLRDIRFNLNGKSIVLHEPDDAPGALAEQGQEELKTSAGNTRSATATTNPSAPISSSRGRILGSRHRPFRNTKRAVSPVPFAGSSQASNPSPSRPLVSDSLICRHPRRRHLSSAQDPCHVTEVGLATPETESASFALDSEIYNPERTSQPRPPVKHQNENPPAAGESRRRSVDDGEASPLVEKPSEFPSESFGSSISSEADNPPTQGRRLRPLVSRLLATDQSRGENIPLPSPRLSPVTAMNSLQQETSFDSAEDPATDTDSVADQFPKESNLAGNRRAGPKNAVGKADTDQTSPSMSLMDMPVVLGYFDSIPDELKSYFMYQLLRRCPKPTLQLVADVVNPALKCDFLALLPLELSLNIVKFLDVVSMCRASQVSKKWRHIINSDEKTWKAHFDAAGFTLPEGELQRAIEEGWGWQYADDYERDLRLLSRPTSEQSADSPESILQLKDSSSLACPRRPKRKAESSSPSRRQVKKQSPKDNTSRSPGISDWLHDSKVAEVPYAAASAAALAVPYPNVGLPSLQSLHLYKSLYQRHHLIRKRWMDPNAKPQHLAFQAHDRHVVTCLQFDTDKILTGSDDTNIHVYDTKTGALRATLEGHEGGVWALEYHGNTLVSGSTDRSVRVWDIEKAECTQTFHGHTSTVRCLQILLPSQIGRRSDGSPEMMPKEPLIITGSRDSSLRVWRLPQPGDPKYFQAGPDDSSCPYFIRALNGHTHSVRAIAAHGDTLVSGSYDCTVRVWKISTGEAVHRLEGHTLKVYSVVLDHKRNRCISGSMDHSVKIWSLETGTLLYNLEGHSLLVGLLDLRADKLVSAAADSTLRIWDPETGQCKSTLTAHTGAITCFEHDDQKIISGSDRTLKMWDIKSGECLKDLLSDLSGMWQVRFNDRRCVAAVQRDGLTYIEMLDFGASRDRVPIDRLGRRIVVDRYGGEVQEENEGTGDRDGSDE comes from the exons ATGACCCCGAGTGACGCGTCTCACCGTTCCCTAAAAACGCCGGAGTTGTCTGAATATCAGAGCTGTTCATCCCGTTACGAGCGCAACGATTGCAATGAGATATCCGAAGACGATTCGCGTCCTAAACCTACTATCGGCCAGTTCTCCTTTGCTCCCACGACACAGACCACGATTGTCACGACAACCACTACGACCATGACCAAATTTCCCCCTTTGATCATGCACCCACCGCGCGTTCTCCAGAGCCTTGACCCAAAACAATACCCTCTTGCTGCAGCACCGACTCCTGAGTCGCTGAGGGATATCAGGTTTAATCTCAACGGGAAATCAATTGTCCTCCATGAGCCTGACGATGCACCTGGTGCCTTAGCCGAG CAGGGACAAGAAGAATTGAAGACATCAGCCGGTAACACCAGATCAGCCACCGCTACGACTAATCCCTCGGCACCTATCTCTTCAAGTCGCGGTCGGATTTTGGGTTCACGGCATCGGCCATTCAGGAATACAAAACGGGCTGTCTCCCCCGTGCCATTTGCCGGATCGTCGCAAGCATCGAACCCAAGCCCTTCGCGACCTCTTGTCTCCGATTCCTTGATCTGTCGACACCCGCGACGAAGACATCTCAGCTCTGCCCAGGATCCCTGTCACGTGACTGAAGTCGGGCTGGCCACGCCGGAAACAGAAAGTGCCAGTTTCGCGCTTGACAGCGAGATATACAATCCAGAAAGAACATCCCAGCCGAGACCGCCCGTTAAGCACCAGAATGAGAATCCACCTGCAGCCGGAGAAAGCCGCCGGCGGAGTGTGGATGATGGCGAAGCGTCGCCGTTGGTGGAGAAGCCCTCCGAGTTTCCTTCCGAGTCTTTCGGGTCTTCGATATCGTCAGAAGCAGATAATCCTCCTACACAGGGTCGTCGCCTGCGCCCTCTGGTGTCTAGGCTGCTGGCCACAGATCAGAGCAGAGGTGAAAATATCCCTCTACCGAGCCCAAGGCTATCTCCTGTGACTGCGATGAATTCTCTTCAGCAAGAAACATCATTTGACTCAGCCGAAGATCCAGCCACGGATACAGATTCAGTCGCTGATCAGTTCCCAAAAGAGTCGAATTTAGCTGGTAATCGCCGCGCCGGCCCCAAAAATGCTGTTGGAAAAGCCGATACGGACCAGACATCACCTTCGATGTCGCTTATGGACATGCCTGTTGTGCTGGGCTACTTCGACTCCATACCGGATGAACTCAAATCTTATTTCATGTATCAGTTGCTAAGGAGGTGTCCGAAGCCAACACTCCAGCTCGTTGCTGACGTTGTCAACCCGGCCCTGAAATGCGATTTCTTGGCGCTGCTGCCTCTGGAGCTCAGTCTCAACATTGTTAAATTCTTGGACGTAGTGTCCATGTGTAGGGCATCCCAAGTCTCCAAAAAATGGAGGCATATCATAAATTCCGATGAAAAGACTTGGAAAGCTCATTTCGACGCTGCTGGGTTCACGCTTCCTGAAGGAGAGCTTCAAAGGGCTATTGAAGAAGGCTGGGGGTGGCAGTACGCCGACGATTACGAGAGGGATCTACGCTTGCTTTCAAGGCCCACTAGTGAACAGTCGGCCGACTCGCCTGAGTCCATCCTCCAACTGAAAGACTCCTCGTCATTGGCATGTCCTCGACGACCAAAAAGAAAGGCTGAGTCAAGCTCGCCTTCTCGAAGGCAAGTGAAGAAGCAGTCGCCGAAAGATAATACGTCCAGGTCGCCCGGAATTTCCGACTGGTTACATGATTCGAAGGTGGCTGAAGTCCCATACGCGGCAGCGAGTGCAGCGGCCTTAGCTGTTCCCTATCCTAACGTTGGTTTACCATCCCTCCAAAGTTTACACCTTTACAAATCACTTTATCAGCGCCATCATCTGATACGCAAGAGATGGATGGATCCAAACGCTAAGCCGCAGCATCTCGCCTTCCAGGCGCATGATCGCCACGTTGTCACTTGTCTCCAGTTTGATACTGATAAAATCCTCACGGGTAGCGATGACACCAACATTCATGTGTATGACACCAAAACTGGTGCCCTTAGGGCGACTCTTGAAGGACATGAGGGCGGGGTTTGGGCTCTAGAATATCATGGTAACACTCTCGTTTCGGGTTCTACCGACAGGTCAGTGCGAGTTTGGGATATTGAAAAGGCAGAGTGCACCCAGACTTTCCATGGGCATACTTCAACAGTCCGATGCTTGCAAATATTGTTACCATCTCAAATTGGTCGCAGATCGGACGGGAGTCCGGAAATGATGCCAAAAGAGCCCCTGATCATTACCGGGTCGCGAGATTCTAGCTTGCGTGTTTGGAGGCTTCCACAGCCAGGAGATCCGAAATACTTTCAGGCAGGACCAGATGACTCCTCTTGTCCGTACTTTATTCGGGCATTGAACGGTCATACTCATTCCGTCCGGGCAATAGCAGCGCACGGTGATACACTTGTCAGCGGCAGTTATGATTGCACCGTAAGAGTGTGGAAGATATCTACCGGCGAAGCCGTTCATCGATTGGAGGGACACACTCTTAAAGTTTACAGTGTCGTTCTGGATCATAAGAGGAATCGCTGTATCAGTGGTTCAATGGATCATTCGGTCAAAATCTGGTCACTCGAGACCGGTACGCTTCTATATAACCTCGAAGGACATTCATTACTCGTGGGTCTTCTCGATCTCCGGGCGGATAAGCTCGTATCAGCTGCTGCTGATTCGACGCTTAGAATCTGGGACCCAGAAACGGGACAATGTAAAAGCACACTAACGGCACATACCGGTGCGATTACCTGTTTTGAACATGATGACCAGAAGATTATATCCGGCTCCGATCGTACATTGAAAATGTGGGATATTAAGTCAGGAGAGTGCTTAAAGGATTTGCTCAGTGACCTTAGTGGGATGTGGCAAGTCCGCTTCAACGATAGAAGATGTGTTGCCGCTGTTCAGAGGGATGGCCTCACATACATTGAG ATGCTTGATTTTGGCGCATCTCGAGATCGAGTTCCCATTGATCGTTTGGGTCGGAGAATTGTGGTGGACAGATATGGTGGAGAAGTacaagaagagaatgaaggAACTGGTGATAGAGATGGTTCAGATGAATGA